A stretch of the Roseofilum reptotaenium CS-1145 genome encodes the following:
- a CDS encoding transposase: MGTKYHQVKLINGREISSSNLTECLINFGQEHDAKFREQVMTMIPDGAVIIMDRGFASWEFIEEMSKTQTKFVVRIKNHMKTQFNPQRYRVVCFHDPETQTEYRLATNLKDMTDEEVSEIYRKRWDIEIL, encoded by the coding sequence TTGGGGACAAAATATCATCAAGTGAAACTGATAAATGGAAGAGAGATAAGCTCAAGTAACTTAACTGAATGTTTGATCAACTTTGGTCAAGAACATGATGCTAAATTTAGGGAACAGGTGATGACGATGATTCCCGACGGAGCAGTGATCATAATGGATAGAGGTTTTGCCAGTTGGGAATTTATAGAAGAAATGAGTAAAACTCAGACAAAATTTGTGGTTCGGATTAAGAATCATATGAAAACCCAATTTAATCCCCAAAGATATCGAGTGGTATGCTTTCATGATCCAGAAACCCAAACCGAATATCGTCTGGCTACTAATCTAAAAGACATGACGGATGAAGAAGTATCAGAAATTTACCGTAAACGTTGGGATATTGAAATTTTGTGA
- a CDS encoding DUF2201 family putative metallopeptidase, which yields MKQIARHRIARIVEKWLLVEPLLLATWTSHALVSEPRIQTIRVQRGRIEYNPEFIAQLSNRHLEATLRFEALRILLKHPYSRRQAHSAISYAASNLTLQEYLQTELPFPRAQDVFGDRNYDQLFFEFYYHKLLDQQSSSVQGAASGVPGVEMREANAALASGSPGSCESEPTSIPSDRPPDLLVVYTDVNLSGVENTDQWDRDELLSDHLDDLVRMAQANNSWGSIGGKLRERILANLHPKLDYRAVLRKFRTSILSQQRRLTRMKPNRRYGFAYMGSRRDFTTRLLFAIDVSGSMGTKELQHGFSVVNRFFNYGVPAIDVIQFDTKITADLMTFRRAKHEVKLTGRGGTNFHPVLTYLDEHRDYDGLIIYTDGYAPCPPPPQNRRTRILWLFVSETHYRSCYPKLQHLGPGSYLKANANLSSS from the coding sequence ATGAAACAGATCGCCCGTCACCGTATTGCTCGGATTGTGGAAAAGTGGTTGCTGGTTGAGCCACTGTTGCTGGCAACTTGGACAAGTCACGCTTTAGTTTCCGAGCCGCGCATTCAAACGATTCGCGTGCAACGGGGACGAATTGAGTACAATCCGGAGTTTATCGCCCAGTTGAGCAATCGCCACCTGGAAGCCACCCTGCGCTTTGAAGCTCTACGAATTCTGCTCAAACACCCCTACAGTCGTCGCCAAGCGCACTCGGCGATTAGCTATGCTGCCAGCAATTTAACGCTCCAGGAATATTTGCAAACCGAGCTGCCTTTTCCTCGGGCGCAGGATGTTTTTGGCGATCGCAATTATGACCAACTATTCTTCGAGTTTTATTACCACAAATTGCTCGACCAACAGTCCTCCAGTGTACAGGGAGCAGCCTCTGGAGTGCCAGGAGTAGAGATGAGGGAAGCGAATGCTGCACTTGCATCAGGCTCTCCTGGCTCTTGTGAATCTGAACCGACTTCAATCCCTAGCGATCGCCCCCCAGATCTCCTGGTGGTTTATACCGATGTAAACTTGAGCGGTGTAGAAAATACTGACCAGTGGGATCGAGATGAATTATTGAGCGATCACCTAGACGATCTAGTGAGAATGGCTCAAGCCAATAACAGTTGGGGTAGCATTGGCGGCAAATTGCGCGAACGTATCTTAGCCAATCTGCACCCTAAGCTCGACTATCGGGCGGTTTTACGCAAGTTTCGCACCTCTATCCTCAGCCAACAGCGACGGCTCACCCGCATGAAACCCAATCGCCGCTATGGGTTCGCCTATATGGGTAGTCGTCGTGACTTTACCACCCGTTTGCTGTTTGCCATTGATGTGAGCGGCTCCATGGGAACGAAAGAGCTACAGCATGGATTTTCGGTGGTGAATCGCTTTTTTAACTACGGTGTACCGGCGATCGATGTGATTCAATTTGATACCAAGATTACCGCCGACTTAATGACGTTCCGTCGCGCCAAGCACGAGGTCAAGCTAACCGGACGAGGTGGCACGAATTTTCACCCGGTTTTGACGTATCTTGATGAACACCGGGATTACGATGGCCTAATTATTTACACAGATGGTTATGCTCCCTGCCCCCCACCGCCCCAAAATCGGCGGACTCGTATTCTGTGGTTATTTGTGAGCGAGACGCATTACCGGAGTTGTTATCCTAAGCTACAGCATTTGGGGCCGGGGTCTTATCTGAAAGCTAATGCTAACCTCAGTTCGAGTTAA
- a CDS encoding Uma2 family endonuclease: protein MIATLTTPISFDEFVDWYPENATCKYELRNGAIVKMPLATGEHSNVIGFLTIKLGVQIDRYELPCTIPGDCLLKPLDDESGYQPDMICLNKAQLAEEPHWQKKSVITKGNSVRLAIEVVSTNWQDDYLRKVGDYELMGIPEYWIVDYLGLGGRRFIGNPKQPTLSVYQLVDGEYQVTLFTGNERIESLAFPELQLSAAEIFAAKTI from the coding sequence ATGATTGCAACTCTAACGACACCTATCTCATTCGATGAATTTGTTGACTGGTATCCGGAAAATGCGACCTGTAAATACGAACTACGCAATGGAGCAATAGTAAAAATGCCTTTAGCAACTGGGGAACATTCTAACGTCATCGGTTTTTTAACGATAAAACTGGGAGTTCAAATCGACCGTTACGAATTACCTTGTACAATTCCTGGCGATTGCTTGCTGAAACCACTCGATGACGAATCCGGTTACCAACCTGACATGATATGTCTCAATAAAGCGCAACTGGCTGAGGAACCCCATTGGCAGAAAAAATCGGTTATTACTAAGGGAAATTCCGTGCGATTAGCTATAGAAGTTGTAAGTACAAACTGGCAAGATGATTATCTGCGGAAGGTCGGGGATTACGAACTGATGGGTATACCCGAATACTGGATTGTAGATTATCTCGGTTTAGGTGGTCGGCGGTTTATTGGTAATCCCAAACAACCGACTCTCTCAGTTTACCAACTGGTGGATGGGGAATATCAGGTAACGCTATTTACCGGAAACGAGAGGATTGAGTCTTTGGCTTTCCCAGAATTGCAACTGAGCGCCGCCGAGATTTTTGCCGCCAAAACGATATAG